Below is a genomic region from Telmatobacter sp. DSM 110680.
GTCTACGGGGTTTCGATAGGTGGGAGCGGCTGATTATGCGAAGGCCCGATCAACAAAAGCTGACGGCAGAGCAATACAAGTCTGCGGCGCGAGGGATCGTTGCCACGAAATTCCACATCGTGCTTAATGTCGGGGATCAGTGGAGCGATTTAAGAGGCGTGAATCCAGCAGAGTTTTCCGTGAAGTATCCGGATCCGTATTACTTCATCAAGTAGTCAGGAAGTTGTGCGGGCTGAAACCAGATAGGCCGATGGTAAGGGGGAGGGGGAGGGGAGGAAAAAGGCAGGCGAGGCCTCCCAGGAGGTTGAGCTTTGTCATCGCGGTCTGATGCCAGAACTCCGAAGCCTCGCCTGAGGAACGAACTTTAGATGCACGCTTCGATCGGCCCAGTCCACCTAGACCCGATCGCACAACACTCTGAAAAACTCAATGCACCCGAACGTCGCCCGATCCAGTTTCGATCCGGACTGTGGGCCCGCCACCATGCACTTTGCCGACGATGTGGTGCTTATCAAATGATCCCTGCACCGCCATCTCCTGATCCGTGTGAACACTGCCCGACCCTGTCGATGCGTCCAGTGTGAATCCGGCGTTGCCAGCCCAGAATTCGACGCTGCCTGAACCGGTTTCCAATTTCCAATCGGAAGACGGTGTGCCCGAGACCTTGATGTTGCCGGAGCCCGTGCCGCCGTGCAGGCTGCCATGCAGATTCTTCAACTCCACGTTGCCGGAGCCAGTCTGCGCCTTCACGTCGCCCTGGCCGATCTGCTCAGCATAGATGTTGCCTGATCCGGTGTTGGCGACAAAGCCGCCCTGCAATCCGGTGGCGTGGATTGTGCCTGAGCCTGTGCCCAGCTTTGCGTTCTCGCCGACGCCGTCATCGTTGATGTCGCCCGAACCGGAGTTGGCTTCGAGGAACGAATTCGCCGGCGCTTCAATCTCGTAGTCGATGCTGATGTTGTGGTAGTTCTCGTGGCGCTGACCGATGCGAATGATATTGCCCGTCTGCTCTACCGGCGGATTGTTTGCGATCTCGGTAACTTTCTGCTCGTTGCCGCCCCAGTTTGATTTGACGCGGCCGAAGATGTGCACGCGATCTCCGGAACCGTGGGTGATGTGAATATGCCCGGACCCCGTAGCGACGGTCAGCTCCACGTGCCCGTTGACAGTCAGGTTTCGTTCGAATGTCGCCTCATTGGCCAGAGCTGGAATCGCTGCCATGGCCAGAATTGCTGCTGCTAACACAAAACGCTTCATGAATGTTCCTCGATTCAAATCTGGTTCAGCGGTCGGAGATCGAAATTCGGACGCAAGTGAATGGTTCCGAATCGTTTCCTCCGACCTTGTTAGGTCGATTGTTCCGGGACGCGGCCCTTAAATACTGGGGGAGGGAATCGCGCTCCATTGATAAGGAATGAGCATGCGCGTTGCCAAAGGCGCATATACCTGCAACTTCTTATGATTCTTCAATTCAGGCGCTAATGCGCTGGCGATGACGCAGCCTGCATATGTCCGTTTATGGACACCCTTGTGCGCCGTTGAACATTCCGTCCAAGGCAATTGAGCGAGTCGAACGAGGCTGATTTTTCGCACTGGTTTCTTCATGTGCCCG
It encodes:
- a CDS encoding DUF4097 family beta strand repeat-containing protein, which codes for MKRFVLAAAILAMAAIPALANEATFERNLTVNGHVELTVATGSGHIHITHGSGDRVHIFGRVKSNWGGNEQKVTEIANNPPVEQTGNIIRIGQRHENYHNISIDYEIEAPANSFLEANSGSGDINDDGVGENAKLGTGSGTIHATGLQGGFVANTGSGNIYAEQIGQGDVKAQTGSGNVELKNLHGSLHGGTGSGNIKVSGTPSSDWKLETGSGSVEFWAGNAGFTLDASTGSGSVHTDQEMAVQGSFDKHHIVGKVHGGGPTVRIETGSGDVRVH